The following coding sequences lie in one Myxococcales bacterium genomic window:
- a CDS encoding N-acetylmuramoyl-L-alanine amidase, whose translation MQRAAVLAVVAGLGLSSFALARALVKTPNTPAWPETGATLRHVDSVFPAGFGRRRVYIDAGHGAPGNTGNRNAFCVDEQEFTLGLAEELGAVLIRSDHFDVKLSRGADRLVPYAQRVQEAEAWPADVLVSLHSDVRGKTELWQPSPGALCPRSRSAPGYSLLWSDQGESPLVDRRLGLARALSEQLGAAGFLPLGVDEYSPTYAADPSQPGVFVDRHPTSERVFVLWRPNLPSVIVETHNAVDDREALRWRQPETRAAFAAAVMAALVAAL comes from the coding sequence GTGCAGAGAGCGGCAGTACTGGCGGTCGTTGCAGGGCTCGGCCTCTCGAGCTTTGCGCTGGCGCGCGCCCTGGTGAAGACCCCGAACACTCCGGCGTGGCCCGAGACCGGGGCGACCCTCCGCCATGTCGACTCGGTCTTCCCCGCCGGCTTCGGTCGACGGCGGGTGTACATCGATGCGGGGCACGGCGCTCCCGGCAACACGGGCAACCGGAACGCATTCTGCGTCGATGAACAGGAGTTCACGCTCGGCTTGGCGGAAGAGCTCGGCGCAGTGCTGATCCGCAGCGATCACTTCGACGTGAAGCTGAGCCGCGGCGCCGATCGGCTCGTGCCCTACGCCCAGCGAGTCCAGGAGGCGGAGGCCTGGCCTGCCGACGTGCTCGTGAGTCTGCACTCGGACGTGCGCGGCAAGACGGAGCTCTGGCAGCCGAGTCCCGGAGCACTTTGCCCGCGCAGCCGTTCGGCGCCGGGTTATTCGCTGCTCTGGTCGGACCAGGGTGAGTCGCCGTTGGTGGACCGGCGTCTGGGCCTCGCCCGAGCGCTGTCCGAGCAGCTCGGCGCCGCGGGTTTCCTTCCACTTGGTGTGGACGAATACTCACCCACTTACGCGGCAGACCCGAGCCAGCCTGGGGTTTTTGTGGATCGCCACCCGACCAGCGAAAGGGTCTTCGTGCTCTGGCGACCCAACCTGCCGTCGGTCATCGTCGAGACCCACAACGCGGTCGACGATCGCGAGGCACTGCGCTGGAGGCAACCCGAGACGCGCGCGGCCTTCGCGGCCGCGGTGATGGCGGCGCTGGTCGCGGCTCTCTGA
- a CDS encoding PH domain-containing protein — MSLADSALPSADTIYAIERPSPKLLWLYALRAFALGLLGPWFWFSFLPFYFRYHTLRYRFDAEGVAMSWGVFWRREIYLTYARVQDIHLSRGLFERWFGLATIQLQTAAGSSGAEMSIEGLAEYETVRDFLYSRMRGASHREEPQPATEDSAELLLGEIRDELRALRQTLEAR, encoded by the coding sequence ATGTCGCTCGCGGACTCTGCGCTGCCCTCGGCCGACACCATCTACGCCATCGAGCGCCCCAGCCCCAAGCTGCTCTGGTTGTACGCGCTGCGCGCCTTTGCCCTCGGCTTGTTGGGGCCCTGGTTCTGGTTTTCGTTTCTGCCGTTTTACTTCCGCTACCACACCCTCCGTTATCGCTTCGACGCGGAGGGGGTTGCGATGAGCTGGGGTGTGTTCTGGCGCCGCGAGATCTATCTGACCTACGCCCGAGTGCAGGACATTCACCTGAGTCGCGGGCTGTTCGAGCGTTGGTTCGGGCTGGCGACGATTCAGCTTCAGACCGCGGCGGGTTCTTCCGGCGCGGAGATGAGCATCGAGGGGCTCGCCGAATACGAGACCGTTCGAGACTTCTTGTACTCACGCATGCGCGGCGCGAGTCACCGGGAGGAGCCGCAACCGGCGACCGAAGACAGCGCGGAGCTGTTGCTCGGGGAGATCCGAGACGAGCTGCGCGCCCTCCGGCAGACGCTCGAGGCACGGTGA
- a CDS encoding HAD-IA family hydrolase, whose amino-acid sequence MKLAITFDFGQTLAELDLEMLARRVAERGARLDAARAGRELTAAWDAYGAAKKAGLVAHAAWCTFMRTLLARSGVEERVAADLAEWLWTEQPSTNLWRRPIAGMFELVQELDSLGLPLGVVSNSEGKLSELCTELGIRKSFRAFADSGVLGFEKPEPRIFEWTADLLGVATSELIHVGDAWEADVVGALAVGARAIWFGPTDSRTLPAGVLTAVDAEGVRRALTVFGALR is encoded by the coding sequence GTGAAACTCGCCATCACCTTCGACTTCGGGCAGACCTTGGCCGAGCTGGATCTCGAGATGCTCGCACGACGCGTCGCCGAGCGCGGCGCTCGACTCGACGCCGCACGGGCGGGTCGAGAGCTGACTGCCGCCTGGGACGCCTATGGCGCGGCAAAAAAAGCCGGTCTCGTTGCCCACGCTGCGTGGTGTACGTTCATGCGTACGCTGCTCGCACGCTCCGGCGTCGAAGAGAGAGTCGCCGCGGACCTGGCCGAGTGGCTGTGGACGGAACAACCCTCGACCAACCTGTGGCGTAGACCCATCGCCGGCATGTTCGAGCTCGTGCAAGAGCTCGACTCGCTGGGGCTGCCACTCGGGGTCGTGTCGAACTCCGAGGGCAAGCTCAGTGAGCTGTGTACCGAGCTCGGCATTCGCAAGAGCTTCCGAGCCTTCGCCGATTCGGGCGTGCTCGGCTTCGAAAAACCCGAGCCGCGCATCTTCGAGTGGACCGCCGACCTGCTCGGAGTCGCCACGAGCGAGCTGATCCACGTCGGTGACGCCTGGGAGGCGGACGTGGTCGGTGCGCTCGCGGTCGGCGCGCGCGCGATCTGGTTCGGGCCCACCGACTCTCGAACCCTGCCAGCCGGTGTCCTCACCGCCGTCGATGCCGAGGGCGTGCGCCGCGCGCTCACGGTTTTCGGCGCGCTACGCTGA
- a CDS encoding radical SAM protein has product MRAAVVGEAPRPIYVVWELTLACDLACAHCGSRAGKPRAHELTTDEALELVRQLAELGAREVTLIGGEAYLRDDWTTIARAIVDAGMRCGMTSGGRGLGRERAEQAKRAGLASVSISVDGLRAAHDRQRGVLGSFEAALAAMRHLRAAGVGMTVNTQLNRSSLPDLEGLLELLIAERAEGWQVQLTVPMGRAADRPEWLLQPWELLELYPRLAALAERGRGAGVAFWPANNIGYFGPHESVLRNRGTEGGRIWRGCPAGTYALGIEADGSIKGCPSLPTADYVGGNVREQSLARIWDETRQLRFTRDRTRADLWGYCAECYYADECRAGCTWTAHTFFGRAGNNPYCHHRALEHAARGQRERLVQIERAPGRPFDHGRFVIEVDEEQPEG; this is encoded by the coding sequence ATGAGGGCCGCGGTCGTCGGCGAGGCGCCGCGCCCGATCTATGTGGTGTGGGAGCTCACGCTCGCGTGTGATCTGGCCTGCGCCCACTGCGGTTCGCGCGCGGGCAAACCCCGCGCGCACGAGCTGACCACGGACGAAGCACTCGAGCTGGTCCGGCAGCTCGCTGAGCTCGGTGCGCGGGAGGTGACGCTGATCGGCGGGGAGGCCTATCTGCGCGACGACTGGACGACGATTGCTCGGGCCATCGTCGACGCCGGCATGCGCTGCGGCATGACGAGCGGCGGCCGCGGGCTCGGACGCGAACGAGCGGAGCAAGCGAAACGCGCGGGGCTCGCCTCGGTCAGCATCTCGGTGGACGGGCTGCGCGCAGCCCACGACCGGCAGCGTGGGGTGCTCGGCAGCTTCGAGGCGGCGCTCGCTGCCATGCGTCACCTGCGCGCGGCCGGCGTCGGCATGACGGTGAACACCCAACTCAATCGCTCGAGCTTGCCGGATCTCGAGGGCCTGCTCGAGCTGCTGATCGCGGAGCGCGCAGAGGGCTGGCAGGTGCAGTTGACGGTTCCGATGGGGCGGGCTGCGGATCGGCCGGAGTGGTTGTTGCAACCCTGGGAGCTGCTCGAGCTCTACCCACGCCTGGCGGCGCTCGCGGAGCGCGGGCGCGGGGCAGGGGTGGCGTTCTGGCCGGCGAACAACATCGGCTACTTCGGTCCGCACGAGAGCGTGCTCCGAAACCGTGGCACCGAGGGCGGGCGCATCTGGCGAGGCTGTCCCGCCGGCACCTACGCCTTGGGCATCGAGGCCGACGGCAGCATCAAGGGTTGTCCATCGTTGCCGACGGCGGACTATGTCGGGGGCAACGTGCGCGAGCAGTCCCTCGCTCGCATCTGGGACGAGACGCGGCAGCTGCGGTTCACTCGTGATCGCACACGCGCTGATCTCTGGGGTTACTGCGCCGAGTGTTACTACGCGGACGAGTGCCGAGCGGGGTGCACGTGGACTGCGCACACGTTCTTCGGGCGCGCCGGCAACAACCCGTACTGTCACCATCGTGCGCTCGAGCACGCGGCGCGCGGGCAGCGCGAGCGTTTGGTGCAAATCGAGCGGGCGCCGGGCAGGCCGTTCGATCACGGGAGGTTCGTGATCGAGGTGGACGAGGAGCAGCCTGAAGGCTGA
- the proC gene encoding pyrroline-5-carboxylate reductase codes for MSRRSIRARRGDNKWIDSPSLLEARSSTILGGVKTKKIGLLGAGNMAGALIRGLLASKTVGPEQIRVSDIRTERLEELTKLHGIAAEKDNRALVSWANLLVLAVKPQVMDRVLDDVGASIEPDTLVVSIAAGVPIRSIESRLHTGVRVVRAMPNTASIVLQGATGIAPGAHATPEDVEVAKTLFDATGRSVVLDESLIDAVTGLSGSGPAYVMLMIEAMADGGVKVGLHRDTALLLAAQTVYGSAKLLLDTGEHPGRLKDMVTSPGGTAIAGLHTLEAGGLRRTLIDAVENATLRATQLGEQMAKKLERP; via the coding sequence ATGTCGCGGCGTAGCATCCGCGCGCGGCGGGGTGATAACAAGTGGATTGACAGCCCGAGCTTGCTCGAAGCGCGCTCCTCGACAATCCTTGGCGGCGTGAAAACCAAGAAGATCGGCCTGCTCGGCGCTGGAAACATGGCCGGAGCTTTGATCCGCGGCCTGCTGGCATCCAAGACGGTTGGACCGGAGCAGATCCGAGTCAGCGACATCCGGACCGAGCGCCTCGAGGAGCTCACGAAGCTGCACGGCATCGCGGCGGAGAAGGACAATCGCGCGCTGGTGAGCTGGGCCAACCTGCTGGTGCTGGCGGTCAAACCGCAGGTCATGGACCGCGTGCTCGACGACGTGGGCGCGAGCATCGAACCCGACACGCTGGTTGTGTCCATCGCCGCCGGCGTCCCGATCCGGTCGATCGAGTCGCGCCTGCACACCGGCGTCCGAGTGGTCCGCGCGATGCCGAACACGGCTTCCATCGTGCTCCAGGGGGCCACGGGGATCGCGCCGGGAGCGCACGCGACGCCAGAGGACGTGGAGGTGGCAAAGACTCTGTTCGATGCCACCGGCCGCAGCGTGGTCCTCGACGAGTCGTTGATCGACGCGGTCACGGGTTTGTCTGGGAGCGGGCCGGCCTACGTGATGCTCATGATCGAAGCGATGGCGGACGGCGGCGTGAAGGTGGGCCTGCATCGGGACACCGCGCTCTTGCTCGCTGCGCAGACCGTCTACGGTTCGGCAAAGCTGCTCCTGGATACCGGCGAGCACCCCGGACGTCTGAAAGACATGGTGACGAGCCCCGGCGGTACGGCCATCGCCGGATTGCACACGCTGGAAGCGGGCGGTCTCCGACGCACCCTGATCGACGCCGTGGAAAATGCAACGCTGCGGGCGACCCAGCTGGGCGAGCAGATGGCCAAGAAGCTCGAGCGACCCTGA
- a CDS encoding DUF4190 domain-containing protein: MQPPPGPPYSPPGGPPGYPPGGPPPGGPVGFVPPPAGSYGVPAIEPARPTDSDAVISLVLAVATMSTTCFPMGFAALYFGNRARQKAKDEGDTGHNATLALVGSIMGGIFGGIWLLFWLLEGGLILFGVGMAVFSAP; encoded by the coding sequence ATGCAGCCGCCGCCGGGCCCGCCTTACTCACCCCCCGGGGGCCCGCCAGGATATCCCCCGGGCGGCCCACCCCCAGGTGGACCCGTCGGTTTTGTCCCGCCGCCCGCTGGCAGTTATGGGGTGCCGGCCATCGAACCCGCGAGGCCAACCGACTCGGACGCCGTCATCTCGTTGGTGCTCGCGGTGGCCACGATGTCGACCACGTGCTTCCCGATGGGTTTTGCTGCGCTCTACTTCGGTAACCGCGCGCGGCAAAAGGCCAAGGACGAAGGCGACACCGGCCACAACGCAACGCTGGCCCTGGTCGGCAGCATCATGGGCGGCATCTTCGGCGGTATCTGGCTGCTCTTCTGGCTGCTCGAGGGCGGGCTGATCCTGTTCGGTGTTGGCATGGCCGTGTTCAGCGCCCCGTGA
- a CDS encoding PH domain-containing protein, translated as MYQPTRSLVLRLLAAPTEPPEAPAGSPGMTRVFRASPRLLTLRSLQVGLVGFLTMLPEVLGIAGALASEAHWAALGLSLVLLVAVVFTVMHWFVVRLDYDMRHYIVTDRALRIREGALVIRESTFTFANVQNVSVQQGPVDRMLGISSVRIDTAGGGGGSEQQKAFATHRGVLAGIENAEEVRDRILQLLKAYRDAGLGDREPGHGSSSQGLSPAALANLRQVRDEVKKLREALTPHSA; from the coding sequence ATGTATCAGCCCACGCGCTCGCTGGTGCTGCGGCTGCTCGCGGCGCCGACCGAACCGCCGGAGGCGCCGGCCGGCTCACCGGGGATGACGCGGGTGTTTCGCGCTTCGCCGCGGCTGCTCACGCTTCGCTCGCTGCAGGTCGGGTTGGTCGGTTTTCTGACCATGTTGCCGGAGGTGCTCGGCATTGCGGGTGCGCTCGCCAGCGAAGCTCATTGGGCGGCGCTCGGTCTCAGCTTGGTGCTCTTGGTGGCCGTTGTTTTCACCGTGATGCACTGGTTCGTCGTACGTCTCGACTACGACATGCGCCACTACATCGTCACCGATCGTGCCCTGCGAATTCGCGAGGGTGCGCTGGTCATTCGCGAGAGCACGTTCACGTTCGCCAACGTGCAGAACGTGAGCGTGCAGCAAGGACCCGTGGACCGGATGCTCGGCATTTCCAGCGTGCGCATCGACACCGCCGGCGGTGGCGGTGGCTCCGAGCAGCAAAAGGCGTTTGCCACTCATCGCGGCGTGCTGGCGGGCATCGAGAACGCCGAGGAGGTTCGTGATCGGATCTTGCAGCTCTTGAAGGCCTACCGTGACGCGGGGCTAGGAGACCGGGAGCCGGGGCACGGCTCGTCGAGTCAGGGGTTGTCGCCAGCCGCGCTGGCCAACCTGCGGCAGGTCCGCGACGAAGTGAAGAAGTTGCGAGAGGCCCTCACGCCTCACTCAGCGTAG